DNA from Ananas comosus cultivar F153 linkage group 12, ASM154086v1, whole genome shotgun sequence:
AACTAAGCACCAATTACTTCTCAAGAGGCGGTCAAAGGTCTCTATTGGATTGTGCCGTAGCATACAGGGTAAGaatctctttctatttttttccccctcaaaTATACGGCTAAGTTATTGCGACACTAAATTTGTTAGGCGACTTGATACCGAACCTCTCCTTCGCTTCCGCCGTTTCTGTCTAACTCCCCAGCTAAGAAATAACAGAAGACCTGAGAATTACAGTTCAGTAAGTTAATTAAGCCGCCATTCAAGAAACATGACTGTTCCACGCTGAGAAGAAGCAATTGGGTATTCGGCAAGCAAAAGACCCCGGCATTTTGCTTCTGAAATTGCAAAGCAAAACCTCTGATTTCAAGATTTTGCTTCTGCTGTAATGGGAAGCTTTATGGAGAATTTTAAGTGAAAAGACTGTCAGTGATTCTTCAAACAGCCCTTCAAGTGAAGTTCCAGCCAAACTAACCAGGGCCTTTGTTACGGGGATACTTATACATAAACATATCTTGAACTTACATGTCACAGCAAGAAAAAGAGGAATAATCCATTGGCTTGCCATTAACATTCGCACATCAACCTGAGATGCAAACAGTAGTTCATGCCTAATGATAAAATAAACACAAAAAGGGAAACGacaaagcaaagaaaagaaaaaggaagcaaGCATCATCATACCTCATCACGGTTGACAAAAGTCAAAAAATCTGTGCTATTTCCAAATCTGTGAGCGGTGGCTCCAATAGAATTTCTGCCACTCTTCTGCATTGTAAGTACATCCAATCTCGAGCCAGATGATTCCGTCGTGATGTTCGAATCGCTAACCAGTTCCATGGAAGGGTATCCCGGTAATTTCCTACTTCTACCCATCAGTTGAATACCATATCCTTTAGTCCCCCAAACCTCAAACCTAGAATCATGGTGGCAGACCAAATCTCTTCCCGTTACTTTGGAATACTGTGAAAAGTTCACGTCGGTTCTACGCAAGGGCGACCGACTTTCTTCCTCATAAATTGGGTACTTGATTTTCGCAGATTCCGAGAATAGCACTGGATCCCTAATATTCCGGTTAGTGAAATCCAATATCTTTCTAAGAAGCCAATAGCAGTTGGTTACCATGTGACTGCTGTCAAGGCAGTTCGAATCCCCATACACGGCCACCCGCCCCCTGCCTGCTTCTGCCAGCCCGAGAATAGCAGAAAGctgtattaaaattaaaagaaaaggaaaaagaaaatgagtaTAAGCAAGTAAGACATAGAAAATCCCATTATGGTAAATAGTCAGgaagatatttttctatttgttatatttggttctGGTTTGCCATGCTGGCACTTCTACAGAAGAGCTACTTAGAATTAGAGTTGAGAAGCAGTAACAGTTCTTTCATCGAAGTCTCCCTGACAACTTTTGGCTGCAGCCAGAAGCAGTTTCAAATTTCAGTTTTCCGCTACAAGAATCAGCTCTAGACGTTCTATTTGCCAAGCACTTGGCTTCTGCTTTGTCGGTAGAGAAGCTTGGTGCGTTGCCCATATAGGCTCTAAAATTGACGACGAAATGGCTGCTAGTTTGGCTATAATAGTATAAGTAACCACAGAGGCAAGGGAATATAGGACCAAAAAATAACCTTAGTCGTGCCAGTATTCTGCGCTCTGTTCTGTACAGCAGCACTTTCTGAGTTATCCTGGAATTTGAAACTATGCACATAGCCTCCGCCAGGAAATCTCACTATGTCAGTCCCAGAAGCATAATGACTGTGCTCACCATTAATAGAAAAGTCGCCATTCAAAATCTTGTCCCCGAAAGCAATACCAAGGGGGGCCAAAAGATCATTAAGAGCAGGGATGTTCGCGCCTCCGGTAATCGGGGTCCACCAACTCCTCGTATTATCGTCAAAGAACCTCATTTTCACCATGGAATCCACATTATACCACTCTGCAAATATTGCAAGCCCTAAACCTTTATTAACAACATCGTCCCTAAGCTTCCCAATCTCTTCTGCAAAGTACTCCTCTTCGAGGTCCACCATGAGTAAAGTACCATAACGGCTAGCTTCAAAGCATGTGAATGGTGACCCAAGAGTCTCTATATAATATCCGGCATCTGTCAGCATGTTGAACATTATATGGAAGTTCGTGTGTAAATGGTCACCATGCCAATCAAGAATATCATTTCGAACATCGAGTGAATCTCTTGGTATATATCCCGGTGGGTACTTTATGTTGTGATACTGATCCCACAAAACCCTTCTTGATCGAGGAGGGGTTGGGATCACCTTCAGTTTTAAGTAAAATACACATGTGCTGATTCTAGGATTAAGGTTTCTTTCTCCAGCAGGGGCAGGGCTAGATAAAGTAAGAGTCACATTGCCCTCGATAACGCCTGAGAACTGGGAACCTTCATCTTTGATCTGCATGTGGAGAGCGAGGTGGCCGGTCCAAGGCCATATCACATctgagtaggtgaagtggatgCTAAGGAGATTGCCCACCTCATCAAAAGGGTGCCATGCAGGCGGATCTTTCACATAGCCAATCACGCCCATCCCATTAAGTATTGTAGCATTGAAGAT
Protein-coding regions in this window:
- the LOC109718363 gene encoding subtilisin-like protease SBT6.1 isoform X1, giving the protein MTHKRASAAAAAWALPLLLALSLLRPSSDEETLTPSRNYVVRFTDYRRAAEHRAYLEEELRAPLGAWQWIERRNPAAAFPTDFGVLEIRDVGRRAVIGEIERLARVKDVHVDATYSRSLFAEGSRNGDGVALGAKKRPGKLLTSMSFEEGEEEGKERGLGYSPISNSSISWRRKLMLQRSQVTSLFGAERLWAKGFTGSQVKMAIFDTGIRADHPHFRNIKERTNWTNEDTLNDNLGHGTFVAGVIAGEAAECLGFAPDTEIYAFRVFTDAQVSYTSWFLDAFNYAIATNIDVLNLSIGGPDYLDLPFVEKVWEITANNIIMVSAIGNDGPLYGTLNNPADQSDVIGVGGIDYNNHIASFSSRGMTTWEIPHGYGRIKPDVVAYGRDIMGSKISTGCKSLSGTSVASPVVAGAVCLLVSVIPKDKRKALLNPASMKQALVEGATKLSGPNMYEQGAGRLDLWESYEILKNYQPRASIFPSILDYTDCPYSWPFCRQPLYAGAMPVIFNATILNGMGVIGYVKDPPAWHPFDEVGNLLSIHFTYSDVIWPWTGHLALHMQIKDEGSQFSGVIEGNVTLTLSSPAPAGERNLNPRISTCVFYLKLKVIPTPPRSRRVLWDQYHNIKYPPGYIPRDSLDVRNDILDWHGDHLHTNFHIMFNMLTDAGYYIETLGSPFTCFEASRYGTLLMVDLEEEYFAEEIGKLRDDVVNKGLGLAIFAEWYNVDSMVKMRFFDDNTRSWWTPITGGANIPALNDLLAPLGIAFGDKILNGDFSINGEHSHYASGTDIVRFPGGGYVHSFKFQDNSESAAVQNRAQNTGTTKLSAILGLAEAGRGRVAVYGDSNCLDSSHMVTNCYWLLRKILDFTNRNIRDPVLFSESAKIKYPIYEEESRSPLRRTDVNFSQYSKVTGRDLVCHHDSRFEVWGTKGYGIQLMGRSRKLPGYPSMELVSDSNITTESSGSRLDVLTMQKSGRNSIGATAHRFGNSTDFLTFVNRDEVDVRMLMASQWIIPLFLAVTCLLLFLSWGVRQKRRKRRRGSVSSRLTNLVSQ
- the LOC109718363 gene encoding subtilisin-like protease SBT6.1 isoform X2, whose protein sequence is MMQRSQVTSLFGAERLWAKGFTGSQVKMAIFDTGIRADHPHFRNIKERTNWTNEDTLNDNLGHGTFVAGVIAGEAAECLGFAPDTEIYAFRVFTDAQVSYTSWFLDAFNYAIATNIDVLNLSIGGPDYLDLPFVEKVWEITANNIIMVSAIGNDGPLYGTLNNPADQSDVIGVGGIDYNNHIASFSSRGMTTWEIPHGYGRIKPDVVAYGRDIMGSKISTGCKSLSGTSVASPVVAGAVCLLVSVIPKDKRKALLNPASMKQALVEGATKLSGPNMYEQGAGRLDLWESYEILKNYQPRASIFPSILDYTDCPYSWPFCRQPLYAGAMPVIFNATILNGMGVIGYVKDPPAWHPFDEVGNLLSIHFTYSDVIWPWTGHLALHMQIKDEGSQFSGVIEGNVTLTLSSPAPAGERNLNPRISTCVFYLKLKVIPTPPRSRRVLWDQYHNIKYPPGYIPRDSLDVRNDILDWHGDHLHTNFHIMFNMLTDAGYYIETLGSPFTCFEASRYGTLLMVDLEEEYFAEEIGKLRDDVVNKGLGLAIFAEWYNVDSMVKMRFFDDNTRSWWTPITGGANIPALNDLLAPLGIAFGDKILNGDFSINGEHSHYASGTDIVRFPGGGYVHSFKFQDNSESAAVQNRAQNTGTTKLSAILGLAEAGRGRVAVYGDSNCLDSSHMVTNCYWLLRKILDFTNRNIRDPVLFSESAKIKYPIYEEESRSPLRRTDVNFSQYSKVTGRDLVCHHDSRFEVWGTKGYGIQLMGRSRKLPGYPSMELVSDSNITTESSGSRLDVLTMQKSGRNSIGATAHRFGNSTDFLTFVNRDEVDVRMLMASQWIIPLFLAVTCLLLFLSWGVRQKRRKRRRGSVSSRLTNLVSQ